The window AACCTGTATATATTGAGGTTGTTGAAGATACACTTGATATAAACTAGGCACCACTTAAACAAGCGGAGTCCATCACCAAAGAGATTGCAACCCTAGCAAGTTCACATTAACCCAACGCAAATGGTGTTACTTACGAGTCTTTATTGTTTTACATTTATAACGAAACGTGTGATGGTTTCTCTCTCATTTTGGCATTTTAAAAAATGTTTATTTAAAAGTCCGAAGACAAGATTCATTTTATAGTATGATTAGTATCATCAAGTACTGTAGGTTGGGGCACGTACATATGATGAACATTTGTTAAACAGGAATGATGTAATTATTGTTTGTATATATAATTGTTTGTTGAAATGGCATCATCTGATGAACATGCATATTGATCGACAATTCGACATGAATGCTAGTATTACGACGTACGTCCTCGCGCGATCACTTTGTGACGGTCAGTCCTAGCTCTACAAATCTGAAGGGATAATGGTAAGGTTATACAACCGCCTGCCTTATTCTTTTTTTCTTTTCTTTCTTGATTTTCTGGGCAAGTCTGGCCAGTTTCATCTAGATCCATCGGGACTGGATATGTCTTGATCTGGAAGCTAGTTTCATTTAGGTAGTCGTACTCTTTGTTCACGTTAAGGTCAATTGACAGCCATATCTGAATTGCTTGCCCTAGATCCTTTTCTCCTTCCTAACAGTTACAGTGGATCAGACCCATACGTACATAAATTAATACAAACAGAAATGATTGAAATTCTTTTTTTATCCTCGAACTATAGATTTTCTGCTATTGATCTATGCAAAACCTACATGAATGGGTCACCAACATATGTAACAACTAAGTGCTTGCCATGTATAATCGCCTGCGTTCGAATTCATTGCTGATTAATTTTGTTATAGAAAAACGTGTATATTGCGCTCCCTTCTTAGATCAAGTTCAATCTCTTTGCCATCTTGGGTCAGTTTGGTTTAATAGGCGCGCACCTATTTCTTGTGCCAATCAAGTAGTAAATCGGGAGTAATGTCAAGCAAAAATATGTACAGAGTCCATGAATAATTACTTATTAGATATAGGGAAAGTGGGTTGATTTAACATAGGCCAAATCCAACCTCACTCTTGAAGTAAAAACATGAAAGCTAGCTACAACAAAGTAGCTCGATGATAAAGAACACAACGTACAATACTAGCTATAGAAGGATGCAGTAATCTACCGAAGCCATCACCAGCGCATCGATCAGGTACGTACTAAACCACCACCTTATTCTTATGTCACAATATATAAGATCCTGTAGAGGAAGTCAAGCATCGCGTGGTGAGCTTCATCAGCAACCTAGCTAGCCAGCTCTCACTTGATGCTGCAACAAAAAAATCACAAACATTAGGTCAGAAGTCACTGCATATATTTGAAAATGTGTGATGTATAGTTTTTCGAGTAACATGTAACAAGACGCTCATGTATACCTTTTGCAGTCAGTAGAAGGGTTGATCTTGTAGGGAATGTTGACACCACACTTGCCAGGAAGGCCTGCAGCAAGACCGGCGTTAGCTCCGGTGTAGGGAATCCCAGCGATTGCTTGTTTCAAACAGTTGCACACGCTCTGGCGGTCAGGGGTGGTTTGAGCCATGCCATAGAGGGCCCTGATCCCGCCGCAGCAATTCGCCGCGGGAGTCCCACCGTTTTGGACGTAGGAAACACAAGGCATCAGCTTGTTCACCACCTGACCGCACGTAAGGGCTGCTTCGGCACCACCAATCGATAGTGCTGCCGCCATGGACAGCACCACCAAGAACACCACCTTTTGAACTCCAGAGAACGCCATTCCTATGTCGTAGAGATAATATGCTTCAAAATACTAGAACTTACTCAAGTGTGTAGAGAGTAGAAGCTAGCCAGTGAAGTAGTGTGAGTTGAATGGTCTAAGGAATGCTGTATATATAGAATATCTTACTCAGTGTATTCATGGTGATGGGTAAATCGGTAGTTGGCGGAATTGAAATCTTCAGATGAGATTGGTTGAGCATTATAAATGCTAATAGCTAGAACTGGTATACTTGGATTCATAGATATATATATATATATATATATATATATATATATTTGTTGATANNNNNNNNNNNNNNNNNNNNNNNNNNNNNNNNNNNNNNNNNNNNNNNNNNNNNNNNNNNNNNNNNNNNNNNNNNNNNNNNNNNNNNNNNNNNNNNNNNNNNNNNNNNNNNNNNNNNNNNNNNNNNNNNNNNNNNNNNNNNNNNNNNNNNNNNNNNNNNNNNNNNNNNNNNNNNNNNNNNNNNNNNNNNNNNNNNNNNNNNNNNNNNNNNNNNNNNNNNNNNNNNNNNNNNNNNNNNNNNNNNNNNNNNNNNNNNNNNNNNNNNNNNNNNNNCGCCACTATCCGGGATTCCCGCAAGCCTACGGCACACTTTGTTTCTAGATCACGATTATGATTTATGTGCGTGCAAAGGTTGATTAGGGTTAACTACTTCATTAAGATTTAACCACCTTCTGGCTACGGCACCGCAAATTATTATGTGTACAATAACTTCGGTAAATCATGTCGATCTGGGATGACGAATTATCATATTTTATATGTGGTGAGTTTAATGTGGAATGATTAATTTGATTGAGCAAACAGTAATTCAGTTACTTATGGGCCACGTGGTGTTCCCAGTAAAGGGAATACTTACTATAAGTGAACCCAATTTGTTTCGAAGACATGAATCAATGAATACAATCTGAATAAAATTTGGATATACACAAATTTTTGAGAATACAAATCCCACAAGTGAATATGGTATATCACATTATATTAATTAGGTCAGCTTCATCTTTCATCACTTGATTTTAGTTAAGCTCACATATATTTCTTCATCTATACCTGACGAGTCATTTGTTGAGTTTGTCCAGATCACAATTTAGGCCTTCTGTGGTTTGCAACTTTGCACTTAATCCATCTTGTACGTACATGCTAAGTCACATTTTAGCTAAGTGCATGATTAACCAAATTTGAAACTAGATTAACATCTTTTGATTACCTTTTGGCCACACCCATTTTGCCATGATGTGATCAGCTCCTCACATATATATACTACGTTGCATACGTTGCTTGGTATATTATGTAAGGTAGACCGAAGTTGAACACACATAAGTTCAAATATAACCACAAGTACTAAACTATATGACTTTTTGTATGTTAGTTTATTTTGGTTCATCTCCGAGTTCAGCACCTTCAGGATATATTTAGAAATTGTTACTACAAATATGTCTTCTTATAATTGAAAGATAAAACACAGATCTTGTGGAGAGACTTGTTCTAACAACCATAAGACATAAACCAAAGCTACTCGATCTTCATGCTAAGGACGTACTTCACAAACTTCCATTTTATTCGATCTACTGCACACTTGATGAGATTTCAAGTACTTCAATGGATCCTGCATGCATCAGAATACACAATGAAAAACAAAACATCGAATTAGCTCAATTAGGACATTTGTGTTCATAATGAAAATAGACAATACGTTGTTTCTAGTTACGTACGTGTTACAATCGGTGTCCGGCTTAATTATGTAAGGAAGCCTTACACCACACCGGATTGGGAGACCAGCCACGAGGTTAAGCTTGAGTCCACCAGTGCCTCGAACAGCAGCAACCAAGCACCAGCAAACGGACTGGCGATCGCCGGAGGTCTTAGCCGAGTTGCTAAGGTACCTGACTCCATTGCAACACGGTACGGTGGAGGGACATTGAAGGTCCTGGGGGGGGGGGAATAGGCATTTATTACTTTTTCGTTCAATTCCATTCACAAGGATAGTAAACATTTAGCTATCCTGATAACAGGGAGATGTAGTAATAAATAAAAGAACAAGTACTGGAAAGTAAAAGAAATAACACCAGTACGTTTTTTATTCGCAGAAACTCTGCACCATGGAGAAAAACTGCGTGCCCCTAACTTTTGAGGGACAAACCTTTCCACTACCACTATGTAAAACTCACTTCTTACAAGATTATAGTCTAGGGATACAACGACGATTTGCAATCCTGCCTAGTCTACCCACTAGTCTAGATCTATCTCTCCTGTCTCTGAGTGACTCACCTCACTCCTCACAAGATTATAGTCTAGGTATACAACAACTACTTGCTATCCTGCCTAGTCTACCTACTAGTCTAGACCTACCTCTCTTGTCTCTCAAGTGTTTACATATGAATGTATTAGAAGAAGTTTCAACTCAGAACTCAGCTAACGCCTTTAACTGATTTTTCTTGAACACTTCTCAGAATACTCAACTCAGAACTCAGCTATCCTAATGAGAGGGATTCTTCAGACTTCAGCTAACACCTTTAACTGACTCTCTAGAACTCAGCTCTCCTCGATCAACTGATCCTTCTTGAGTACTTCTGGGGTTGCTGCACTACCATCACTCATGATATGCAGAATGCTAATGGGTTTATGAAAAGAGTTTTTGCTTTTGCTCTTGCTCTAAGATTTACAATCACCAAGGGAAGACTTAGAGGCAAATGAGCAATGCAAGGTAAAACCTAGACCCAGCTAAAACAATGTAGAAAACTACATTTTGAACAACCAAGGAGCAAGAAGAGACTTGCTCCATATATATAGGCAAAGTGCAAGCTAAAGGAGAGCATGCCCGTTTACCAAAATGGGAGGCAACTTTTGGACTTTAGTCCTTGTCCAAACTCATAAAGTGAGAGGGCCAAGGGATAAACAAAAGGCTCCAAGAGAGTAAAGACAAACACAACTCTCTTATATGATAATGGTCCAATAAGAAAGAAACAAAAGGTTTTGTGAATGAAGGAGACACAACAAAACCTATTCTTATACGAGGACACATAGGCCAGCTGATAGCTTGGGCAGTGCATCACATGGCTCAGCAACTGACTTGGTTTGAGTATCACAAAACCTAGCTGGACTCAAAAAGGAGCTGACCTAAAAGTGTTTTAGTCATGTGCTCATGGGTTGGAAGAACAACACAACCCTAGACTAACTTGGAGCTCAAGCACGATGAAAAATGTTTTGCTAAAAGAGATTTGAAATTCAAATAATGAAAAGCTGAAGCAAAACCATTTAAATCTGCACGAAGTCAGACTCAGAGATTAGGATAGATACAACAAGGGTATCCACCAAATCTGGATGGCAAGCAGAGCTGCCATCCTGAATGAATGTGATGCACATGCATGAACTACCTGATGTACATGAGATAAAAACAAAGAGCCAGCTAATATATTAGTTTGTGTATCACAAACCTAGCTGGAGCCTCTAAGCTCTAGTCATGTGGTCACGGGTTGGAAACACTACACAACCCTAGACTGACTTGAAGCACCAAGGCAACGACAAATGTATTGCTAAAGGGGATTTGAATTCAAACAGGGGAATTCAAACTAATGATACACAAATACCAAAAGCATTTAGACATGTATACATATAGACCCAATAGATTAGGACAGATACACCAAGAGATATCATCTGATCTAGGAGGACAAGCAAAGCTGCCATTCTCAGTGAAAAACATGAGATGCATATGCATAAACTACCTGATGTACATGAGATATTGGCAGATCTTCATTCTTCACTTGTGATATCCTTACCATCAGGATATGTAGAATTCTCAGTGAAAAGCATCAGATGCATATGCACCAGTTACCTAGGACACATGTGATATTGTCAAGTCTTCATTCTTCACTTGTGATATCCTTACCATCAGGATATATAAAATAGCTTGTGTCCTGTATTTTGATCATAAAAGGGATAGCCAACAATCTTTATACCAACAGACATTTCCACCGTTCTGCAGGTAAACTATGCATGGTCTCACGCTTTGTGATACCTGACCACATGTGACGGTGTGGGCCGGTACCGGTGCACGAGCAACCACCAGGCACATGAGGACCACGAAGGCCAACCTAGAACTTGTCATGGATGTGTCGGTAGGGAAGGCCGGACCTAGCTAGTTTATACTGTTTCTGGATTTATGCCTAACTTGTGATACTGGTATGCCATGTCGAACATTTGGTACTGGTGGTTTCATAAATGAAAATGTTAAAACGTGGGAATGTGAAAGAGTGACACGAAATAGGATTGTATCAGTTGGGAGCTAGCTAACTCGGCGCTATAGATTGAATTCTGTTAATTATACTTGTTGTTTAGCACCTTAGGTAATATAGATGACTAGAAATGTTTGTCTCCACCGTCTGTATTTTTTCACAGAACAATTGAATCTGATTATATGTCCTTAAGGTGTGAGATTGAATCTGATTTTAGTTTGAGTTACAACTTACAACTGAGATCGAGTTAAACTTTAAAAAACAATGGATAAAATTAAGTTTGAGACTTTGAGGTGAGATATAATTGAGTCAGATAACACATTGTTTTTTAACAAACTACTGTTTAATTTTAATTACGATTGTTACTACAACAAAGTATAATGAAAATCCCATTCTTGATTATAGCCTATGAATTACAAGTGAGATTGAGTTATACTATGATTTGAGGTACTAGCTAGCTGGAAGACAAAACGAGTACACATTTTAAAAGCTTTTTGTTGATCGACTGCTTAAAGCCATTCATTATCTCAAACACAAAGTGCAACTGGAACGAGATGGAAAGCTAGCTTGTCTGAAGTCTAAGCAAAGAAATAAAGCAGAGAGCCTAATCCAAATTTCAAATTTGTAGTATTATAAATAAACGAGTACATTACATGGATCATAACTTCAGAAGTTCATAACCTAGTAGATTATGGAGTAACTTTTGGTAATACTATCACTGTGGACGTGATCACCCACACTTTATTTAACGCTCGATACTATCACTTCAAGGGAAGTTTACTTTCCATCGATTTAGCTCTTCACTTCACGCTGCATCACCAAAAGAAGAAAACCATGAAATTAGCTCCGGTGTTCCGTTTGAGAAAAACACGTACAACATAAAAACTAAAAGCAATTGCCAATTCGATCGAGAAGAATATGATCGAGTGTACTTACGCAGCGCAGTTGGTGGAGGTGCTGATCTTGTACGGAACGCTAACCCCACACTTGCCTGGAAGCCCAGCTGCAAGGCTAGGGTTGAGTCCTTTGATGGCACCGGAGGCCTGTTTGAGGCAATTGCAGGTGGCCTGGCGGTCAGCAGTGGTCTTAGCCGCGCTGTTAAGGGATCTAATTCCGTTGCAGCAAGCGGCAGGGACAGCGCCGCCACTCTTCACGTAGTTTACGCAAGGTGAAATGCTACTCGCTACTTG of the Fragaria vesca subsp. vesca linkage group LG6, FraVesHawaii_1.0, whole genome shotgun sequence genome contains:
- the LOC101305485 gene encoding non-specific lipid-transfer protein 3-like — protein: MAFSGVQKVVFLVVLSMAAALSIGGAEAALTCGQVVNKLMPCVSYVQNGGTPAANCCGGIRALYGMAQTTPDRQSVCNCLKQAIAGIPYTGANAGLAAGLPGKCGVNIPYKINPSTDCKSIK
- the LOC101306061 gene encoding non-specific lipid-transfer protein 1-like codes for the protein MASSTAMKLSLVALLCIVVALPIAQAITCGQVASSISPCVNYVKSGGAVPAACCNGIRSLNSAAKTTADRQATCNCLKQASGAIKGLNPSLAAGLPGKCGVSVPYKISTSTNCAAVK